The following proteins are co-located in the Chryseobacterium daecheongense genome:
- a CDS encoding GNAT family N-acetyltransferase — MRNAVKENRLSNPDLVTDKDCEEFLFERGKVWVCEINDQVVGFSIVDLKENNIWALFVHPDFEGRNRAKASPQSCWIGIFSKLKKVFGWEQLLIQELKSFTGR, encoded by the coding sequence TTGTCAAATCCTGATCTTGTTACTGATAAAGATTGCGAAGAATTTTTATTTGAAAGAGGGAAAGTTTGGGTGTGTGAAATCAATGATCAGGTTGTCGGTTTTTCAATTGTTGATTTGAAAGAAAATAACATTTGGGCACTATTTGTTCACCCAGATTTTGAAGGTCGGAATAGGGCAAAAGCTTCACCACAATCATGCTGGATTGGTATTTTCAGCAAACTAAAAAAAGTGTTTGGCTGGGAACAGCTTTTGATACAAGAGCTGAAAAGTTTTACCGGAAGATAG
- a CDS encoding glyoxalase — protein sequence MKQKMKSIRPFIGAQNFMESRSFYTDLGFEEIVLEEKLSLFKKQDIAFYLQDAYVKEWIDNTMIFVEVENVDEYWQELLDLNLTEKYNTIKLTPVRTLNWGKECFVHDPSGILWHFGEFFKH from the coding sequence ATGAAACAAAAAATGAAATCAATTCGACCATTTATTGGTGCTCAAAACTTTATGGAAAGCAGATCTTTTTATACGGATCTGGGATTTGAGGAAATTGTTTTAGAAGAAAAATTATCATTATTTAAAAAACAAGATATTGCATTCTATCTTCAGGATGCATATGTGAAAGAATGGATTGATAATACCATGATCTTTGTTGAAGTAGAAAATGTGGATGAATATTGGCAGGAACTTTTGGATTTGAACTTGACAGAGAAATATAATACTATAAAACTAACGCCCGTAAGAACCCTGAATTGGGGAAAAGAATGTTTCGTGCATGATCCTTCTGGTATTTTATGGCATTTTGGAGAATTTTTCAAACATTAA
- a CDS encoding endonuclease V encodes MIYAFDTYYYENYAYTVCLAFKDWEDDLETAAYSEKTPITSDYESGAFYKRELPCILSLLSKIDLKNGDILLVDGYVTLNNEGKIGLGGYLYEKLEEKYPVVGIAKNEFSAPDSQRRTIYRGESKTPLFLTSKGVDVDFLKNKIEKMHGLYRIPTLLKKLDQLTRIA; translated from the coding sequence ATGATTTACGCTTTTGATACCTACTATTATGAGAATTACGCCTACACAGTCTGTCTGGCATTCAAAGACTGGGAAGATGATCTGGAAACAGCAGCTTACAGTGAAAAAACTCCTATAACTTCTGACTACGAAAGTGGAGCTTTTTACAAACGGGAACTTCCATGTATTCTAAGTTTATTATCAAAGATTGATCTCAAAAATGGAGATATTCTGTTAGTAGATGGTTATGTGACTCTCAATAATGAAGGTAAGATTGGACTCGGAGGATATTTATATGAAAAATTAGAAGAAAAATATCCTGTTGTGGGAATTGCAAAAAATGAATTCTCCGCTCCTGACTCTCAGCGGAGAACAATCTATAGGGGGGAAAGTAAAACACCGTTATTTCTTACTTCGAAAGGAGTTGATGTAGATTTCTTAAAAAATAAAATAGAGAAAATGCACGGATTGTACAGAATACCGACATTGTTGAAAAAACTAGATCAATTGACAAGAATTGCTTAA
- a CDS encoding MFS transporter → MEAHNMPIFKSWIPEWLARSIIFTILMISLFSFALYGRPISMAGYYGVQPTDVQYAMVLTYSSAVTFLALDFRITKYFAPRKYLIIGLALNSVSSLICFYSKNWGLFLVCGVVQGIACALICSIILNMVFSRLSSTRARVIGYSIFYAAIQIAVPVYAIYSSILLDVLDFNWLFFGLILMLITLLFVILIGMNSKARFSKKIPLYRVDWIGYLYYLTFSSVIGYILIYGQQLNWLDSPVIVLLGMFFIILLFLFIVRENRLKHPLINLQIFKAKNFVIGLLLLFVFYIFKGTTGLTYGYIEVVLATDPLHIIPVWIAVILGTAVSMAITARFILMGISLIRIIITGFVIMACYYFYMLQFVSSTGETKDFILPMFIYGVSTGVLFVPIVSFMVSSAPPKVAFNAAFLGIFARFLGFSSSMAVNNYTQLYTRSEANDKLRESLTETNPQLSITLQNIQQAYLNAGNDMYTSKGASNAYFNYFIKQQILIRSTKDYYDIMLIGLLVVIVILICLPGIQNIVLRLRKGNVPY, encoded by the coding sequence ATGGAAGCCCACAATATGCCCATATTTAAAAGTTGGATCCCTGAATGGCTTGCCAGAAGCATTATTTTTACCATATTAATGATCTCCTTATTCAGCTTTGCTCTGTACGGAAGGCCTATCAGTATGGCAGGATATTATGGAGTCCAGCCAACAGATGTTCAATATGCTATGGTACTTACCTATTCTTCTGCAGTCACTTTTTTAGCTTTAGATTTTCGTATTACTAAATATTTTGCACCCAGGAAATATCTGATAATAGGGTTAGCATTAAATTCGGTGAGTTCACTCATCTGTTTTTATTCTAAAAACTGGGGATTATTTCTGGTATGCGGAGTCGTTCAGGGAATTGCCTGTGCACTCATTTGCAGTATCATCCTCAATATGGTTTTTTCCCGTTTATCTTCCACGAGAGCAAGAGTTATCGGTTACAGTATTTTCTATGCAGCCATACAGATCGCAGTTCCCGTATATGCTATTTATAGCAGTATTTTACTTGATGTCTTAGACTTTAACTGGCTGTTTTTCGGATTGATTTTAATGCTCATTACTCTGCTTTTTGTGATTTTAATAGGCATGAATTCAAAAGCCAGGTTTTCAAAAAAGATTCCTCTCTACAGAGTAGATTGGATCGGGTATCTCTACTATCTTACATTTTCCTCTGTTATCGGATACATTTTGATATATGGACAGCAGCTCAATTGGTTAGATAGTCCAGTTATTGTTCTGTTGGGCATGTTCTTTATCATCCTGTTGTTTCTTTTTATAGTCCGGGAAAACAGGTTAAAACATCCATTGATTAATTTACAGATCTTTAAAGCCAAAAATTTTGTCATCGGTTTATTATTGCTTTTTGTTTTTTATATTTTTAAAGGAACAACCGGCCTTACCTATGGCTATATAGAAGTTGTCCTTGCCACTGATCCGCTCCATATTATTCCTGTTTGGATAGCCGTTATCTTAGGTACAGCAGTCAGCATGGCCATCACTGCTCGTTTTATCTTAATGGGGATTTCCTTGATAAGAATTATTATCACAGGATTTGTCATCATGGCCTGCTATTATTTCTACATGTTACAATTTGTATCTTCTACGGGCGAAACAAAAGACTTTATTCTTCCAATGTTCATCTATGGAGTTTCTACAGGGGTCTTGTTTGTTCCTATTGTATCATTTATGGTTTCTTCAGCACCTCCAAAGGTTGCCTTCAATGCTGCTTTTCTTGGTATTTTTGCCAGATTCTTAGGATTTAGCAGCAGTATGGCTGTAAACAATTATACACAATTATATACCAGATCTGAAGCCAATGATAAGCTCAGAGAATCATTGACAGAAACGAATCCCCAATTATCAATTACCCTGCAGAATATTCAACAAGCTTATTTGAATGCAGGCAACGATATGTATACTTCCAAAGGAGCCTCAAATGCTTACTTCAATTATTTTATAAAACAACAGATATTAATACGCTCAACAAAAGATTATTATGACATTATGCTGATCGGATTGCTTGTTGTAATTGTTATTTTGATATGCTTACCTGGAATTCAAAATATTGTTCTCAGATTGCGAAAAGGAAATGTACCTTATTAA
- a CDS encoding HlyD family secretion protein, producing the protein MNKNKTDRIIVVATQWLGILLLIVIITWAVLHFWKGYWYEQTNDAQIEAYLSPINAKVGGYISKIYYQDNQEVHKGDTLVRIERDEYDLKKETALAELATSEAKLPILSASEQTQIKNIDVIKAHISGIKAKLDQQQKEYDRYKNLLADESTTQQKFDNVHTSLLTNQSDYEETLASLRVAESKLNDIQAQRFAINAEIKVRQASIERQDLDIRYTVITAPFDGKIGKKNIQEGQLIQPGQTLAFLVNKSQEKWVVANFKETQIKTFKIGQKVNIEVDAFPGETFSGVIESLSPTTGSRYSLLPPDNATGNFVKVIQRIPVRIKLTETKEKLSGLSAGMNANVYINKN; encoded by the coding sequence ATGAACAAGAATAAAACAGACCGTATTATAGTAGTAGCAACACAATGGTTAGGAATACTATTATTAATCGTAATCATCACTTGGGCTGTACTTCATTTCTGGAAAGGATATTGGTATGAGCAGACCAATGATGCACAGATAGAAGCTTATCTATCACCTATAAATGCTAAAGTTGGGGGATATATCAGCAAAATTTATTATCAGGATAATCAGGAAGTCCATAAAGGAGATACTCTCGTACGTATTGAAAGGGATGAATATGATCTTAAAAAAGAAACAGCTTTAGCAGAATTAGCGACATCGGAGGCCAAACTCCCTATACTAAGCGCCAGTGAACAAACCCAGATCAAAAATATTGATGTCATAAAAGCCCATATTTCAGGAATCAAAGCTAAACTGGATCAGCAGCAAAAGGAATACGATCGCTATAAAAACCTTCTGGCAGATGAATCGACTACTCAACAAAAATTTGATAATGTACATACTTCCCTATTAACCAATCAATCGGATTACGAAGAAACGCTCGCATCTCTTCGGGTAGCAGAGTCAAAACTCAATGATATACAAGCACAACGTTTCGCAATAAATGCTGAAATAAAAGTAAGACAGGCATCTATAGAAAGACAGGATCTCGATATACGTTATACGGTAATCACGGCCCCATTTGATGGTAAAATAGGAAAAAAAAACATTCAGGAAGGACAACTGATTCAACCTGGGCAGACTCTGGCATTTCTTGTCAATAAATCGCAGGAGAAATGGGTGGTAGCCAATTTCAAAGAAACACAGATCAAGACATTCAAAATAGGCCAAAAGGTCAATATAGAAGTGGATGCTTTTCCAGGAGAAACATTTTCAGGTGTCATAGAATCCTTATCTCCTACTACAGGTTCCCGCTATTCTCTTCTACCACCAGATAATGCTACAGGCAATTTTGTAAAAGTAATACAACGTATTCCTGTAAGAATCAAGCTTACAGAAACCAAGGAGAAACTGTCCGGGCTATCTGCAGGAATGAATGCTAATGTGTATATCAACAAAAATTAA
- a CDS encoding TolC family protein — translation MKRYIILLYLAVSAGIKAQIKDNPSVLTLNEIWNISESQNKQLKLAELAKEESDISILEAKDKQLPELSVVGDFRLNSKFLLYENGLFSSPQSVPIKGYGYGLGYNLDFNLYSGGKDKRNIEIKKEEKIRKQYEFELQKDNVKYMIAASYYDLYKFQEFESFISSEISSEKKQLSTIENLNKNGIVLKSDVLRISVKLSQLQLSDSDVKKKIDLTKQRLNILMGRSSTEPLDISSEDILENKNLQGSNYEDYLAAALDNSPDLKIVNTNQTLSELNIRQVKSSLLPRISLYSRYNYTYPQISFYPYSNDLCGFGQIGLKVTYSVDNLYKSKHTIAHAYNLKKQEIEKSRIKQDDLSIKVRDAFLEREQARESVETAELTIRQSTESVRVIRNSYLNQQSLLTDLLDAENILLQAKFNLTSAEANLRLSHIKLLIITGTL, via the coding sequence ATGAAAAGATATATCATACTTCTGTACCTGGCTGTTTCGGCTGGTATAAAAGCACAAATAAAGGATAATCCCTCCGTATTGACATTGAATGAGATCTGGAATATATCAGAGTCACAAAACAAACAATTGAAACTTGCAGAACTGGCAAAAGAAGAAAGCGATATCAGTATTTTAGAAGCAAAAGATAAGCAATTACCAGAATTGTCTGTCGTTGGAGATTTTCGTCTTAACTCCAAGTTTCTTCTGTATGAAAATGGTCTGTTTTCGTCACCTCAAAGTGTTCCAATTAAGGGATATGGTTATGGATTGGGCTACAATCTGGATTTCAATCTTTATAGTGGAGGAAAAGACAAAAGAAACATTGAAATTAAAAAAGAAGAGAAAATACGCAAACAATATGAGTTTGAATTACAGAAAGATAATGTAAAATATATGATCGCTGCATCCTATTACGATCTGTACAAATTCCAGGAATTTGAATCATTTATTTCCTCCGAAATTTCTAGCGAAAAGAAGCAGCTATCCACCATTGAAAATCTTAACAAGAATGGTATTGTATTGAAGAGTGATGTATTAAGAATCTCAGTCAAACTATCTCAATTGCAACTCAGTGATTCGGATGTAAAAAAGAAAATTGATCTTACCAAGCAACGACTCAACATTCTGATGGGAAGAAGTAGTACTGAGCCACTGGATATTTCTTCTGAAGATATTCTGGAAAACAAGAATTTACAAGGATCTAATTATGAAGACTATCTTGCAGCTGCACTCGATAATTCACCTGATCTTAAGATCGTTAACACAAATCAGACATTAAGTGAGCTTAATATTAGGCAGGTAAAATCAAGCCTATTACCAAGGATTTCTTTATACTCCAGATACAACTATACGTATCCTCAAATTTCATTTTATCCATACTCCAATGATCTCTGTGGATTTGGTCAAATAGGTTTAAAGGTAACCTACTCTGTAGACAATCTTTATAAGAGTAAACACACTATTGCTCATGCATATAACCTGAAAAAACAGGAGATTGAAAAGAGCCGGATAAAACAAGACGACCTATCGATTAAAGTAAGAGATGCTTTCCTTGAAAGAGAACAGGCAAGAGAAAGTGTAGAGACAGCAGAACTTACCATCCGTCAAAGTACTGAAAGTGTGAGAGTAATCAGAAACAGCTACCTCAATCAGCAATCTCTTCTGACCGATCTTTTAGATGCTGAGAACATTCTGTTACAAGCCAAATTCAATCTTACATCTGCTGAAGCAAATTTAAGACTAAGCCATATAAAACTATTGATTATCACAGGAACACTTTAA
- a CDS encoding AraC family transcriptional regulator: protein MKTIKEVREKVDAHPASILMIRQQWEQRLPMHRHQKGQLLLVIGGMAKLRTKEKDLYIPRSHYIWMPKMYSHNLMFNSKDLDIINIYFPEEEKFNHPFYDDLGIYPVSNLLSELLNFGKDWNGDFFPDSWEYEFLLTMKHLLPKENLKKFSIQLPTTSDERLTAIIKFVRNNLENPLTLEEVGGKFGFSVRSLTRIFTNKLGISFIQYVKMVRIIRAMELLKDTTLSMSEIAYEIGYSNISAFSNTFQQLTNMRPTEFKSML from the coding sequence ATGAAAACGATAAAAGAAGTAAGAGAAAAAGTAGATGCTCATCCTGCATCCATATTGATGATCCGTCAGCAATGGGAACAAAGACTACCCATGCATAGGCATCAGAAAGGACAGTTGCTTTTGGTTATTGGTGGAATGGCAAAATTGAGAACAAAAGAAAAAGATCTTTACATTCCACGCAGTCACTATATCTGGATGCCTAAAATGTATTCGCATAATTTGATGTTCAATTCTAAGGATCTTGATATCATTAATATTTACTTTCCGGAGGAAGAAAAATTTAATCATCCATTTTACGATGATCTGGGGATATATCCTGTTAGTAATCTACTTTCTGAGCTTTTGAATTTCGGAAAGGATTGGAATGGAGATTTCTTTCCAGATTCATGGGAATATGAATTTCTTCTCACTATGAAACATTTACTTCCTAAGGAGAATTTGAAAAAATTTTCTATCCAGTTGCCTACCACCAGTGATGAACGTCTTACTGCAATTATAAAATTTGTTCGAAACAATTTAGAAAACCCACTCACACTAGAAGAAGTAGGGGGTAAATTTGGATTTAGTGTAAGAAGTCTGACCCGTATATTTACCAATAAATTGGGGATTTCGTTTATCCAGTATGTAAAGATGGTAAGGATCATTCGTGCAATGGAATTACTAAAAGATACCACTCTGAGTATGAGTGAGATTGCTTATGAAATTGGCTATTCCAATATTTCAGCATTTAGCAATACATTTCAGCAACTGACTAATATGAGACCAACAGAATTTAAATCGATGCTTTAA
- a CDS encoding aminotransferase class IV yields MYYNEKTMLYYDGKFQEATTASTGLYGQSLHYGYAVFEGIKSYKTKNGTKIFKAKEHYDRLKKSAELMMIPFDYSTEEMIDLTYKLLEMNNLSNAYIRPLVICSPNMSLSKGNKSSLIIEAWSWDNGYLSDHARIMTSSFERPNPKAFRIEAKASGHYVNSILASQEAKDKGFDEAMLLDGNGNVAESSGANIFYEKDAKLYTPAKGSILPGITRATMFEICDQLGISYEEKFFKPEEMEGADAGFFCGTAAEVVALESLNNIPFKLKWENSVSALIQKAYRHLVFEEDYSYLKQALYV; encoded by the coding sequence ATGTATTACAACGAGAAAACGATGCTTTATTATGACGGAAAGTTCCAGGAGGCTACTACTGCTTCTACGGGTCTTTACGGACAATCACTTCACTACGGATATGCTGTCTTTGAAGGAATTAAATCATACAAAACAAAGAACGGGACCAAAATTTTTAAGGCAAAAGAACATTATGACCGCCTGAAAAAATCAGCAGAATTAATGATGATTCCTTTTGATTATTCTACGGAAGAGATGATTGACTTGACCTATAAGCTTTTGGAAATGAATAATTTAAGTAATGCATACATCAGACCATTAGTAATTTGCTCTCCTAACATGAGCCTTTCAAAAGGAAACAAAAGTTCTTTGATTATTGAAGCGTGGAGTTGGGATAACGGATACTTATCCGACCATGCAAGGATAATGACCTCTTCTTTTGAGCGCCCCAATCCGAAGGCATTTAGAATAGAAGCAAAAGCGAGTGGTCATTATGTAAACTCTATTCTTGCATCGCAGGAAGCCAAAGATAAAGGATTTGACGAAGCAATGCTTTTAGATGGCAATGGAAATGTAGCGGAAAGTTCAGGAGCTAATATTTTTTATGAAAAGGATGCAAAATTATACACACCGGCAAAAGGGAGTATTCTTCCGGGGATAACCAGAGCGACAATGTTCGAGATATGCGATCAGCTAGGGATTAGCTACGAAGAAAAATTCTTTAAACCTGAAGAAATGGAAGGAGCAGATGCCGGATTTTTTTGTGGTACTGCAGCGGAAGTGGTTGCATTAGAATCATTGAATAATATTCCATTTAAACTGAAGTGGGAAAACAGTGTGTCTGCTTTGATTCAAAAAGCTTACAGACATCTGGTTTTTGAAGAAGATTATTCCTATTTAAAACAAGCGTTGTATGTGTGA